The DNA region GGACGACGAGGGCCGTGCTGGAGCTCGAGCGGATCGCCGCGCTGGGATGGCCAGGGCTGGAGGCCGAGGTCGTCGACGGATGGCTGCTCCGCGCAGGTGGCGGATGGACGGGTCGGGCGAACGCAGCGTTGCCGCTGCTCGACGCCAGCGACGATCTCGACGCGGACCGGACCGGGGGACGGACGGCGTCGGATCAGCGACGCATGAGCAGATACAGTACGTACCAGAACAGCAGCGCCAGGCTGGCGAACAGCTGCATCGATGCGGCGACGTGGCGATCCGACGGATAGACGCGCAGGACCTTGGCGGTGTCGTACAGGATCGCGCCACCGGCGTAGGCGATCATCGCGACGCTGAACCACGTCCCCAGCTCCAGGCCGAACAGCACGGCCGCCACGATGGCGACGAGCGCGACGATGCCGCCCCACTTGAGCAGGGCGCCGAGCACCGAGAAGTCACGGCCCGACGAGAGCGCGACCAGCGTGAGCCCGGCGAAGCCGATGACCGACAGCATGGCAGCTTGTGAAATGGCCCCCGGTGCCTGCAGCGACGCGATGAACAGCATCGGCGCGAAGATGAGCGCCTCGGCGACGATCAGCGCCGCGTACCCGCCGTACTGGGCTGCCGGCGTGGTCGCGCGGAGCGCCACCGATGTGGACAGCCACGAGATCAGCACGAACCCGCCGAGGATCAGCAGCCAGCTCGTGCCCAGCACGAAGGCGGTGATCGCCTCGGCGAGGCCGGTCGTGAACAGGGCGTACTCGAGCAGCACGAAGGCCAGCACGGCCCCGCCCAGGTGGGCGTAGACGCGGCGCAGGAACGCTAGGCGCACGTCGGCGGACTGCGCTCCCACGGGCATCGTGTACGGCAGTGCGGACTCAGCCATCCCCGTCCGTCCTCCAACTCGGATGTGATCGTCGGGCGGCGGCGATCGTAGCGCACGGTGCGCACCCCACGGCGCGACGGACCAGTCGGCGAGCGCCGCGCCGCTGACCGGTCGGGTCACAGCGGCCAGTCGTCGCGTGGCGTGACGTCCGGGTAGGCCGCGCAGGCCGCGAGCAGGGCGGCCTCGGCGGCCTCGCGCATCGTCTGGCCGGCCGGGCCCGCCAGGGTCAGCACCGTGTGGTACGCGTCGGCCATCGACTGCGCGCCCTGCTGGCCTTCGCCGTTGAGGCACCGCAGGTGCCCGTGGGCGAGCTGTGAGTTCGCCAGCTCCCACTGCGCCATCGGGTCGTCGTCGGCCGTCTCGCGACGGACGGCCACGGCCTGCGCGCTGTTGCGGATCCCAGCCAGGACCGTTGCCCGCATGCCGCGACCGTGCTCGGCGAGCGCCACCGTGGTCTCGCATGCCTCGGCGGCACGGTTGTGCAGCGCGGCTCCGAGCGTGCGCATCGCGTCGCGGCCGACGCTGGTGGTGTCGAGGCGGGCGACCTCCTCTGCGAGCTGGTCGTGCTCGCCGACCAGGCCCGCCGCCATCGCGATGGTGCTCAGGTCGTGGATCGTGACGCCGAGCTCCCCGACCAGCTCGTCGAACTCCTCGGCCCGCTCGACGACGCGCAGGACGCGGCGCGTGAGCGACAGCGCCTCGCGGCCGGGCCCGAGCGCGTCACGCGGGCGGTCGAGCAGCTCACTGAGCACGACGGCGCGGCGCCACAGCGCCCGGGCGAGCTGGCGCAGGGTGGCGTGCCACCGCTCGGCTGGCTGGCCCGCGAGGATGCGGCGGTACGCGGACACGGCCGCACCGGCGGCTGCGGCCGCCGCCGGGCCGTCGCCGTCGGACGTCGCGAGGTGCACACTGTCGTCGTACAGCTCGTCGGCCTCGGTGCGCGACGAGCTCAGCAGCGCGGGCGGGGCCATCCTGCGCGGCTCGCGCAGCGTCAGGTCCCACCGCGAGGTGCGGTCGAGCAGCGTCCGGGTGTCGTCGTCGAGGTCGGGGCTGCCGGTCGTCAGCGCCAGCACCTCGAGGTGGTGTGCCAGGTCGTCGTCGTGCTCGGGGCGGTCGCGCACCAGCGCCTC from Euzebyales bacterium includes:
- a CDS encoding Bax inhibitor-1 family protein, encoding MAESALPYTMPVGAQSADVRLAFLRRVYAHLGGAVLAFVLLEYALFTTGLAEAITAFVLGTSWLLILGGFVLISWLSTSVALRATTPAAQYGGYAALIVAEALIFAPMLFIASLQAPGAISQAAMLSVIGFAGLTLVALSSGRDFSVLGALLKWGGIVALVAIVAAVLFGLELGTWFSVAMIAYAGGAILYDTAKVLRVYPSDRHVAASMQLFASLALLFWYVLYLLMRR